TCATCCCCGGCTTTGATCAGAGGGATATTTTCAACAGCAAATGCAGTTGTATTCAAGAAGATTCCTCACCCTTTAAAAAGTGGGCGGAATAATAACGTTTTCTAAAAAGTTACAGCCTTCATCCCAGAAGGTTGTATTTGAGAATCAGCGCAGCAAACAGTATCGCCACTATGTTCATTACTTTTATCAGCGGGTTGATAGCCGGACCTGCTGTGTCCTTCGTGGGGTCGCCCACGGTATCCCCGACCACGGCTGCAGCATGTGTCGGGTTCCTGCTGCCGTCAGGGAGTTTCTTTCCTCCAAGGTTTCCGGACTCGATGTATTTCTTGGCATTGTCCCAGGCTGCGCCTCCCGCAGTCATCATGAGCGCCAGAAGCAAACCCGAAATAATCACGCCGATAAGCAAACCGCCAAGAGCTACCGGACCGAAGATAAAGCCTATAACCAGGGGTGATAGCACTGCGAGAAGCCCGGGTACCACCATCTCCTTTTGAGCAGCCACAGTGACAATATCCACGCAGCGCCCGTAATCAGGCTTTGCTTTCCCTTCCATGATACCTGCAATTTCCCTGAACTGGCGCCTTATTTCAGACACTATGGTGGATGCTGCCCTTCCGACTGCTCTCATCAGGAAACTTGCGAACAGGAAAGGAATCATGCCTCCTATAAGAAGTCCTATCAAGACCATAGGGTCTGAGAGTTTAAGAATCAATTCAGGTTTACCCTGCTGTACCAGCAGATTGTTAATCTCGCTACTGTAAGCAGCATAGAGCGCAAGAGCACCGAGAGCTGCCGAACCTATGGCATAACCCTTCGTGACCGCTTTTGTAGTGTTCCCCACCGCGTCAAGCGGGTCTGTAATATCCCTGACATCCTTGGAAAGCTCTGCCATTTCAGCTATGCCGCCTGCGTTATCCGTTATCGGGCCATATGCATCGATCGAAATTATGATGCCCGTAACAGAAAGCATGGCTGCTGCCGCTATGGCGATACCATATAACCCCATAGCAGGGTTGGACGCACCACCGTTAACGAAATATGAAATCAATATCCCGGCGCAGATAACAAGCACAGGTAAAGCCGTGCTCTGCAAACCCACAGCAAGACCGGTTATGATATTTGTCCCTGGACCTGTCACAGAAGCGTTGGCAATGTCCTTTACAGGAGCATGCGTTGTTGCTGTGTAATATTCCGTAATGATTATCATCGCTGCCGTAACGCCAAGACCCACAAGCGCGCTTATGAACAGACCCTTATTTCCATCCATCAACTGCTGTGTGATTAAGTAGAACAATACCACTGAAATCGCTCCAGCCACGATTGCGCCTTTATACATCGCCCCCATTATGTCGCCCGATTTCCCCAGCTTTACGAAGAACGTTCCGATTATGGATGCTATAATCGCTGCGGCGCCCAGCATAAGTGGATAGATGATCGCATTTTGATATGTTGATAAAACCGTGACGCCAATAAGCATGGCACCAAGCGCTGTCACTGCGTACGTTTCGAAAAGGTCTGCCGCCATTCCGGCGCAGTCGCCCACATTATCGCCCACGTTATCCGCAATCACACCCGGGTTGCGCGGGTCGTCTTCAGGTATTCCGGCTTCCACTTTTCCCACAAGGTCTGTGCCCACATCTGCTGCTTTTGTGTATATCCCGCCGCCAATCCTGGCGAAAAGGCTTATGAGCGAGGCACCGAAGCCGAAACCCACGACTTTTTCAACAGCCTTTGCATCCCCTCCGAATGCGATATATAATCCACTTACACCGAGGAGCGCAAGGCTGGCAACGGAAATCCCTGTTACGGCTCCTCCTTTGAAAGCCACGCTCAGGGCTTTCTGCATGCCCTCTTTTGCCGCATTGGCACAGCGCACATTGCTTCGGACAGAGATGTTCATACCAAGATAACCGGCAGCGGCTGACATAACAGCACCGAAAACAAATCCGACGGCAGTCTCAGTGTTAATTGCCAGCGCAATCAAAACAGCAAGTATAACCGCAATTACTGCGACTGTCTTATACTGCCTGTTCAGGTAAGCCATAGCGCCTTCCTGTATGGCAGATGCGATGGATTTCATCCGATCGCTTCCGGCATCAAGTTTGAGTATATACAAAGCAAGATACACGGCAAATAATAAACCGATTACGCCCGCAAGCGGGGCTGAGTACAATAACGAGTCCATAATTCCTCCTGATTTCCCGCCCACTTGGTGCTATGGATATATATTATTTACCTATTGAAAAAGCCAGGGGTGGATATTTATACAGCAAACATCTTAAACGAAATTATGCATTTCGACCCGCATCGCGCCGCAAGCATGATAGACTCACTGGAAACTGATGCCGCGACCAAAGCTTCCATGCTCAAGGCATTCAAACGCAGGATTGAACTTTTTGGCGGCAATATTCATTTTTTCAGGGAGCCTTTCACCCCGGTTTCCCTGACAGGCACTCAATGCTCACTTTACTGTAAACACTGCAATTCGCATTACCTGCGCCACATGCTGGACGGTTCGGGCGGGAAATTATACTCGCATGCCGGTCTTTTAAAAGAAAAGGGCGCAGAAGGGATACTGCTGAGCGGGGGAAGCGCAGCTGACGGAAGCGTTCCCACGTACGCACATGCCATGGATATCCTTAAAATCAGGCAGGAGATGAAACTAAAAATCAGCGCGCATACAGGCATTGTGGATGACCTGCAGGCGCATATGCTTTCGGAGTATCTTGATATGGCGCTCATGGACGTTATCGGGGACGATGAAACCATACACGATATACTGGGCATAGATGCCTGCGTCCGGGATTATGAGGATTCACTGAGAGCGCTATCATCTGCAGGGATTCCCCTTGCCCCGCATATCATTGTGGGCTTGCATAACGGGAAACTGAGAGGAGAGTTGAAAGCCCTTGAAATAGTGAGGAAATTCAATCCAGAAGTTGTGGTAATAGTGGTATTCATCCCTACAAAAGGAACTGCGCTGGAAGGGATTGCCCCGCCACGGCTGGAGGATGTGGTCAAAGTGATTACAAAGGCGAGAGGGATGTTTGACATCCCGCTTTCGTTGAGCTGCGTGCGCCCGGGAGGAAGGTATCGTTCGATGCTTGATAAGTATGCCATTCTCTCCGGGATCGACAGGATTGCAGTGCCTACAAGGAACGCCTATGAAATAAGCAGGCAACTGGGATTGAATATCGTTGAAATCAGGAAAATGTGTTGTTCATATAAATGATTTAAATAACCTTTTCAACTTTTGTCTTTGTATAATAATCAAAGAACTTAATATATCCCTTTTTTCTGTAGAACAGCACCCCTACCAAAACATCAAAAGGCAGGAAGAAGACCTTTCCTATGTTTCTTATGGCGCACTCAAGCACGTTGACCTTATCCCCGTTTGTTTTTACGACTCTGATCTTCATAGCGTATTTACCAATCGTCTGCCCGCTGTATGTTTCCATGATAACAAAATAGACATATGCTAATAGAAGTACTATTTGAAGATATATTATAACAGCAAATGCATCGAATTTTAGCCAATTTTTTAATATTAAAATATTAGTAGCTCCAAATAGCAAGAATAATGCAAAATCGATCAGCGCTGCAAAGGCTCTCCTTATCAATATTTGAGCGGAAAAGGTATAGTTCCCATCATTTTTGATTATTTCCTTTGCATCTTTCCATAATCGTGCATCCACTTCCTGCAGCATGCCATAGGTAATTCTTCCGTACTCTGAAAGCCTGTAATTCTTTTTCTCAGTGAGTTCAACAAAACCTTTCATCTTCCTCAAATGAAAATTAAGATTTCCCTCTTCAAGGTTGAGTGTGTGCAGAATCTCTGTGTACGACATTTCTATGTTTTCATGAAGAAGGGCTATTATTTTCACCCTGATTTCATGAGAAAGAACTTTAAAAAACTCTACTGCCTTTAGTTCTTTTATTTGTTCAATTGTCATTTTGTGATTAATTGCTTTACTTAATCGTTATTACCTTTAATCTTTATGTTTAATCATTACTTTTCTTCCTGTGCTACAAAAACATTTGTTTTGGATACTTTATTTTTGTTCCTGACGCACAATTATTTTTTTTATTGAATAATTATAAATATGGTGAATCCTAATGAATGAAAATGGCTTTAAGCCAGTGAGGTATATATGAAGATTGGAAACTTTAGGCCAGTATTAAGTTTGGCAATATTGGTATTGATGACGACACTCTTTATCGGAATAGCTGCGGCACAAGCGGGCCCGGCTCTGAGCGGAAACGCTCTGATGATGAAGGGATGGATGGATTATTCAGAATGGTTCGTGATTGTTACGCTTTTTCCGAGCATAATAATAATGCTCTTTATAGCGCTCAGCCTTCATGTCGCCAGACCCATGGTCGTACGATATCTAAACAGGATGACTCTCAGGCTCGGTGCTGATATACTATGGGAGGCATGGATAATAGGAAGAGATGTTTTAATACTTATTCCAGTTGCACTTATAGGTATATTTATTGTTCCAAGGGTGCAGGCTGATTGGAACACTGGCGTTTTTATACCGGCTTTCGTGCTTGGTATTATAACCCTGGTGTACAAGCTTGCCACTGATACGGATGCGAATAAGACCAAATACATGGTCGCAACCGGGCTTACGGCTCTGACATTTGTCGCAGTCCTGGTTCCATATTCAATCGGACCGCTCTGGGAAGCAAAAGGCTCCGAA
This portion of the Candidatus Methanoperedens sp. genome encodes:
- a CDS encoding sodium-translocating pyrophosphatase, whose amino-acid sequence is MDSLLYSAPLAGVIGLLFAVYLALYILKLDAGSDRMKSIASAIQEGAMAYLNRQYKTVAVIAVILAVLIALAINTETAVGFVFGAVMSAAAGYLGMNISVRSNVRCANAAKEGMQKALSVAFKGGAVTGISVASLALLGVSGLYIAFGGDAKAVEKVVGFGFGASLISLFARIGGGIYTKAADVGTDLVGKVEAGIPEDDPRNPGVIADNVGDNVGDCAGMAADLFETYAVTALGAMLIGVTVLSTYQNAIIYPLMLGAAAIIASIIGTFFVKLGKSGDIMGAMYKGAIVAGAISVVLFYLITQQLMDGNKGLFISALVGLGVTAAMIIITEYYTATTHAPVKDIANASVTGPGTNIITGLAVGLQSTALPVLVICAGILISYFVNGGASNPAMGLYGIAIAAAAMLSVTGIIISIDAYGPITDNAGGIAEMAELSKDVRDITDPLDAVGNTTKAVTKGYAIGSAALGALALYAAYSSEINNLLVQQGKPELILKLSDPMVLIGLLIGGMIPFLFASFLMRAVGRAASTIVSEIRRQFREIAGIMEGKAKPDYGRCVDIVTVAAQKEMVVPGLLAVLSPLVIGFIFGPVALGGLLIGVIISGLLLALMMTAGGAAWDNAKKYIESGNLGGKKLPDGSRNPTHAAAVVGDTVGDPTKDTAGPAINPLIKVMNIVAILFAALILKYNLLG
- a CDS encoding RDD family protein, which translates into the protein MTIEQIKELKAVEFFKVLSHEIRVKIIALLHENIEMSYTEILHTLNLEEGNLNFHLRKMKGFVELTEKKNYRLSEYGRITYGMLQEVDARLWKDAKEIIKNDGNYTFSAQILIRRAFAALIDFALFLLFGATNILILKNWLKFDAFAVIIYLQIVLLLAYVYFVIMETYSGQTIGKYAMKIRVVKTNGDKVNVLECAIRNIGKVFFLPFDVLVGVLFYRKKGYIKFFDYYTKTKVEKVI